Proteins co-encoded in one Dryobates pubescens isolate bDryPub1 chromosome 4, bDryPub1.pri, whole genome shotgun sequence genomic window:
- the EMP2 gene encoding epithelial membrane protein 2: MLILLAFIIVFHITSAALLFISTIDNAWWVGENFSTDVWRVCSTNTSICKAITDQFREYQSIQAVQAAMILSTIFCCVGFLVFILQLFRLKQGERFVLTSIIQLLSCLCVMIAASIYTDRHEELHKSSGYMAEVSEGQYGYSFVLAWIAFAFTLISGVMYLVLRKRK, from the exons ATGTTGATTCTTCTGGCTTTCATTATTGTGTTTCACATaacctcagcagcactgctgttcaTCTCAACTATTGACAAT GCCTGGTGGGTAGGAGAGAATTTTTCTACAGATGTCTGGAGAGTGTGTTCCACAAATACTAGCATCTGTAAGGCTATCACTGATCAATTCAGAG AGTATCAATCAATTCAGGCTGTTCAGGCTGCCATGATCCTATCTACAATTTTCTGTTGTGTGGGATTTCTGGTTTTCATTCTCCAACTCTTCCGTCTGAAGCAAGGAGAAAGATTTGTGTTAACCTCTATTATACAGCTCCTCTCAT GTCTGTGTGTTATGATTGCAGCTTCCATCTATACAGACAGGCATGAAGAACTACACAAGAGCAGTGGATATATGGCTGAGGTTTCTGAAGGCCAGTATGGCTATTCCTTCGTCCTAGCCTGGATTGCATTTGCATTTACTCTCATCAGTGGTGTTATGTACCTAGTATTAAGGAAGCGTAAATAA